TATATCAAAATCCGGGAGATTTCGGACTGCAACGGAATTCTGCTTTAAGTAACTGCCGCAAGATCGCAATCCTACAGGTTCAGTGTTACGGCCGTTGAACAGCTCACATTCGGTAAATGTTGCGTGCCGTATCGCCCTTCCTCTTCTAAATCAGAAGTAGAGCGGTCTGATCCAGACCTCCATGTGAAATGTGTTACATGTTACCTTCAAATAGAGGATATACATCTCAAAGAATGTTGGGGAGGCAACTGCATTATGCAAAAGAAACACTGGGGGTACAAAGGAGTTCTGCTGGCTATTATTGCGATACTGGTAATCTCACTTGCGGGCTGTAGCAGCTCTGCGAACAAGGGGACAGAAGTAACTCCGCAGAACGTTGAGAAGCAAGCGGCGGCGGCAGCGACAAGTCAACTGGCAAAGGCAAGCCCTTCTGCACCTGGCGCAGCACTCTCCTTCAAGCCGGGGAAATACACGGCCAAGGGGAACGGAAAAAACGGTCCGATCGAAGTGGAAACAGAATTCACCGAGACCGCGATCAAAAGCATCAAGGTGTTAAGCCAGAATGAAACGGAAGGCATTGCCCAAGGGCCGCTAAAGATTGTTCCTGAAAAAATCATCAGTGAGCAAAGCCTCGCAATCGATGCCGTCTCCGGCGCTTCTATGACCACTAAGGGTATTCTGGACGCGGTGGAAGATTGCGCCAAGCAGGCAGGCGGGGATCTAGCCGTCCTGAAGCAGGCCAAGGCCACTGCCGAGAATAAGGAAGTAGAGGAGATCACGGTGGATATAGCCGTGGTAGGTGCCGGTGCGGCCGGTACAGCTGCGGCGCTTGCCGCCGAAGACAGCGGGGCCAGCGTCGTACTGCTGGAGAAGACAGCTACACCTATGGGAGCCGGCACTATGGCCGGAGGCATGTTCGCCGCCGATTCCCAGCAGCAGAAGGACAAGAAGGCCACAGTCAGCAAGCAATGGCTCTATGACCAATACATGGCGGCCTCAGATGGATACATGAACTCACTGCTGGTCCGCACCATTATTGATGAAGCCGGTAAGACAGTTGACTGGCTGAATGCAAATGGCGCCAAAATGACCCTGGTGGATGCCGGCACCGGCTTTGCCTTTGAGCATATCGGAATGCCTGCCACGCTGCACGGATACCAGGAAGGCGGCACAGTTGCGATTACCAAGCTGATCAAGTCTTTTGAAGCCAAATCAGGACAGGTTCGCTTCAGTACTCCGGTGACTGAGCTGCTGACAGACTCTGACGGTGCAGTAACCGGCGTGCTGGCTAAGAAAGAGGATGGCTCCAAGCTCAAAGTGAACGCCAAGGCTGTCGTCATTGCAACAGGCGGCTTCGGCGGCAACAGCGAGATGATGGAGAAGTATTTCGGCAAGAAGTTCACTCCGGGACAGATTGCTACAAATACAGGTGACGGCATCCAAATGGCCTGGAAGGCTGGTGCTGATCCATACGGAATGACCTCGTCCCAGTATTTTGCGCAAATCTTTACGCCTGAAGAGATCGCTAAGCTGGCCCCGATCAACAAGGATTGGTACAGCCTGACCAAGTTCAGTGAGTACCCGAACCTGAGAGTGAATACGCTGGGCCAGCGCTTTTCCGATGAGACTAAGGTTACCCTCTTCGCTGTGCACGGCGCTGAGATTCACATGCAGCCCAAAGAGACGGAATTCCTGATTCTGGACTCCGCCATGCTGAACACCATCAAGAAGAAGGGCCTGGCTGCCATCGAGCCGCATTTCTCCAAATGGAAGGGCAACCGGCAATTCTACATGGAATTCAATGAACCGAATGATACAGATGTTATACTTGCAGATGAGAATAAGCCTACGGACTACACTCCGCTGCTGGATTCAATGAAAGGTACCGGTGTTGTCCACAAAGCAGATTCACTGGAGGCACTGGCTCAGGAGATCGGCGTGGACAAGGATACGTTCCTTGCGTCCGCCAACCAGTATAATACTGCTATCGCCCAGGGCAATGACCCTATGTTCTTCTCCGACACGAAGCGGCTGGTTCCGCTCAAGCAAGGTCCTTATTATGCCATTAAGTATGTCGGACGTAACCTCGGAACGCTGGGCGGCGTACGCATCAATGAGAAGATCGAAGCCACTGATTCGGACGGCCGGGCCATTCCTGGACTTTACGTTGCCGGCGCTGATGCAGGCGGGATGTACGGACAGGCCTATGTTGATTTTGAAGGCGGTACACTTGGCTTTGCCTATACCTCCGGCCGGCTGGCCGGTATCCATGCTGCCGGGTACTCGCATAAGTAATTAGACAACGAATTGCACAATTGTTAAAAAATCGCCCTACCTTTACCCGGTATGGGCGATTTTGTGCTGAATCTTCTCCACCCGAATCCGATTATAATGAAGTAAAACTATAAAGGGAGTCTGTACGTCATGTTAGATATTCTCGCGCTGCTGGAGTGCTATAACACCTATGATCAGGATGATATTTACTTTGATGTTGCCAAAACTATGCTGGAGAACTATAACCAGCTTCAGACTTCAAGCATACAGGAATTCGCTGAGTCCAACCATATTTCAGTCTCTACGGTCAGCCGCTTCATGCGGCAGATGTATTATGACAACTTCTCAAGCTTCCGGATGATCTATGAGCAGACGCCTCTGCAATATCAATATGACGGCAAATACTATCCTGCATTGAAGGAAGAGGACATAGATCCGGTAGCCTATGGTGAGCTGCTGGCCGAGAAGATTAAGGCAACCACCAGCCAACTGGATGGACAGGCGATCACTTCGCTGCTGTCCATGATCGAATCCAGTGACGAGATCGTTTTCATCGGTATTCCCTTGCATTCCGAGATCTGGCGGCTTCAGGTGGAGCTGGTGCTCCTGGGCAAAAAAACCAAAGCGTTTATCGACCCCAACTATCAAGTCAATGCCGTTGACGGTGTGAACGAAAAGTCGGCCGTCATCAGCTTGATCTATATGCCGCAGTATAATCTTCATCAGGTGCAGCAGTTGAAGAGGGCTAAGGAAAAAGGTGCCCGGACTGCCTGCATAGCTCACGTAAGGCTACAAGGTATAGAGAACATTGTTGACCTGTCGCTGCAATACGAAGGCACCGGCACCCAAGTAGACAGCCTGCTGATGCAGGTGCTGCTTAACTACATTGGGCTTCGCTTACGGAACAAGCTGCTCTTAGGGAAGCGATAGAGGGAGGCCATTTATGAATCACGATTATTATGTGAATTGCATCACTCAGGGAATGGAACAATATCTGCACACCCTGGCGTTGGCAGAACATATGCAATATCACCAGGGGGAAGTGGAATGGATTTCTCCTTTGCCCGGCTTCGACGGCCCCTCACTAGTTTTTAAAGTATCTCTTGAGGAGGATACAGCAAGCGAGCATATTGGCAATCTGCTGCCTGACTTAAAAACAGGAGCACTTCCAAAAATATGGTTTATCCCGCCAAGCTCCAAGCCTGCAAACCATATTACGAATTTTGGCTTTCACGCAGCGAGCTATCTTTTTATCTTGCTTACCTGGATGGTGTTCCCATAGCTACCTCGGCTGCCATGCAGACCGGCAATCAGGCATCCATTGAGTTTGTATCCACCCTGCAGCCGTATCGAAATCAAGGTGCTGCAAGCGCTCTGTGCCTCAAAACCCTCAATGATTTACATAACAAGGGTGTGCGGACAGCGACCCTGAGAGCAAGCCACGAAGCCAATACGCTTTATATAAAGCTTGGATTCAAGCCCTATTTTCAAACCATAGTTATGTCTTATGAAGAATTAGAACGCTAGCCTCACGCATGCCAGCGATGCGTTCTTTTCCTCAGTTCAGTTATATTACCGTTCCCGGCACTCGATAAGAACTTTGTGATATCCGGCCTAAATTCAATTTCAATCTGATCTTTGAATACTGTTATCCTTTCAATGATCCATCTCAACATAACTTTTTTGTTGTCATGGCTAGCTTCATTATATTTTAAAATCCACCCACTAATATTTTTGGCCAATTCTATAATTTCACTTAATTCTAGTTTTTTCGTCTGAAGTTGCTCCTCAAGTGATCTGACTTCCTGATCAAGTTTTTGCAATTCCTTTTCTTTATCCTCAATCATTTCATTTAATAGTTCTGGCTTGAAGGCACTCTTTCCCAAAATACTTTTTGTCACTTCCTTTTTAAGTAAGTTCAATTCAACATATTCGCTTGCCAACTCTTGATTTTTTTTATCAAGGAATTCTTTAATATCCTTATACTCCTCTAGATCATAACCTCTGGAAAATTCTATGTAGTCTATCTTTTTCAAAGATGCGAGATATTGATTAACAACATCAGCAACAGTATCTTCAATTTTATTTTGTGCATAAATAGTCTGCCCCTTGCAATCAACCTTCCTTAACGCTTTGCCAGAACATCGATAAACCGCCCGTTTCCACATTTTAATCGTACCATCAGCAAGAGTGTATTTTTTGGCATTATATGTTGTAGTCAAAGGGGAGCCACAATAACCACATTTTATAAACCCGACCAATAGAAGCGGGCCTACCGAGGTGTTAACTCGTTCCCGATTATGGTCTTTAACTTGTTCTTTCGACCTAGAACTTCTTAGCAATTGAATATTATCAAAATCTTCTTTATCGATAATTACTAATTGAAGTTGTTGTTTTTCGGGCATCGTCCATTCTGCTTTACCTTTAGTCTCAAAAATCCCTTCAACCGATTTTCTTTTTCCATAGGCCGGATACCCTTTATACACAGGATTTCTAAGAATAAAGTTCACAGCAGCAGTGTTCCATTTACCTCCGGTAGAAGTGGGGATTGTATTTTCATTAAGAAACTTAGCAATTCGATTACTTCCAAAACCCTCTTTTATCACCATATTGAACATCTGTTTGACGATGGTAGCTTGTTCTTCATTTATTTCCAGCTTCATCAGCTCTTTGCCTTTCTTATTTTTAATTCCTGAAGGTGTTAACCGGTATCCGAATGGGGCAGTGCCACCTCTAAATGCACCATCTTCGGCCATTTGTGTATGTTTTTCATCAACGCGCATCGAAGTTTTTTGAGATTCGTTATTCGATTGCCAGAATCTAAGGAAGTTTGTTATGTCATGCCCTTCGTCTGTAAATTCTTGTTGACCTTCTTTTACTGACCAGACTTCAATTCCCATTGAGTTGAACCATTTTAATAACAGAGGAGTTTCATATGTCCTTCTTCCTAATCTGTCGAACATGAAACAAAGCAATACATCAAAGTGACTATTTTCTGCATCATATCTAGCACGTTGAATTTCATCTCTGTCCTCATTCGCTGTCTTATATCCAGAAACGCCTTTCTCCGTATACTCTTTTACCAACATCCAACCCTTACTATTAATAAACTCTTGACAAGCCCTACGTTGCATAGGAATATCATTTCCTTCAAGCTGCCCCTTTGTTGATACTCTGTAAAATGCTGCGACCCGCCTCTTATCCCCCATATCGAAAGACCTCCCATCAGTCATATATACTACCATATTTTAATCCTTATTATTCTTTTTGTAAATAATGTTGACTGAGAAATATATTTATGATATATTATTTCTTGTGAGAAAAACGAATGGGGAATTAGTTCAGTGGGAGAACGCTTCGCTGGCAGCGAAGAGGTCAGGGGTTCGAATCCCCTATTCTCCACCATTCCATGGACTCTTAGCTCAGTTGGTAGAGCAGTAGACTCTTAATCTATTTGTCCAGGGTTCGAGCCCCTGAGAGTCCATCACATTTTTAAAGACCCTGACCAGGGTCTTTTTTTTGTTCAAATTAAAGCCCCTCAATCCTATACGTTCATAAGCAATTCAACACAATCATTTCAAATGTGTTCGGTTTTTCGCATACAGACTGACAGTATAATTTCCTATACAACACAACAAATAAGGCACCCATCGGTTCATTCACCAATAAGTACCTAGTTCATTTGTGTGGCTGTCCCGTACACCCCATAGCAGCCCACCCGGAAACTGGCCCTTTAACCCAAGACCAACCCCTTCATT
The window above is part of the Paenibacillus sp. FSL H8-0048 genome. Proteins encoded here:
- a CDS encoding FAD-dependent oxidoreductase; this translates as MQKKHWGYKGVLLAIIAILVISLAGCSSSANKGTEVTPQNVEKQAAAAATSQLAKASPSAPGAALSFKPGKYTAKGNGKNGPIEVETEFTETAIKSIKVLSQNETEGIAQGPLKIVPEKIISEQSLAIDAVSGASMTTKGILDAVEDCAKQAGGDLAVLKQAKATAENKEVEEITVDIAVVGAGAAGTAAALAAEDSGASVVLLEKTATPMGAGTMAGGMFAADSQQQKDKKATVSKQWLYDQYMAASDGYMNSLLVRTIIDEAGKTVDWLNANGAKMTLVDAGTGFAFEHIGMPATLHGYQEGGTVAITKLIKSFEAKSGQVRFSTPVTELLTDSDGAVTGVLAKKEDGSKLKVNAKAVVIATGGFGGNSEMMEKYFGKKFTPGQIATNTGDGIQMAWKAGADPYGMTSSQYFAQIFTPEEIAKLAPINKDWYSLTKFSEYPNLRVNTLGQRFSDETKVTLFAVHGAEIHMQPKETEFLILDSAMLNTIKKKGLAAIEPHFSKWKGNRQFYMEFNEPNDTDVILADENKPTDYTPLLDSMKGTGVVHKADSLEALAQEIGVDKDTFLASANQYNTAIAQGNDPMFFSDTKRLVPLKQGPYYAIKYVGRNLGTLGGVRINEKIEATDSDGRAIPGLYVAGADAGGMYGQAYVDFEGGTLGFAYTSGRLAGIHAAGYSHK
- a CDS encoding MurR/RpiR family transcriptional regulator — its product is MLDILALLECYNTYDQDDIYFDVAKTMLENYNQLQTSSIQEFAESNHISVSTVSRFMRQMYYDNFSSFRMIYEQTPLQYQYDGKYYPALKEEDIDPVAYGELLAEKIKATTSQLDGQAITSLLSMIESSDEIVFIGIPLHSEIWRLQVELVLLGKKTKAFIDPNYQVNAVDGVNEKSAVISLIYMPQYNLHQVQQLKRAKEKGARTACIAHVRLQGIENIVDLSLQYEGTGTQVDSLLMQVLLNYIGLRLRNKLLLGKR
- a CDS encoding GNAT family N-acetyltransferase, whose amino-acid sequence is MVYPAKLQACKPYYEFWLSRSELSFYLAYLDGVPIATSAAMQTGNQASIEFVSTLQPYRNQGAASALCLKTLNDLHNKGVRTATLRASHEANTLYIKLGFKPYFQTIVMSYEELER
- a CDS encoding recombinase family protein; this translates as MGDKRRVAAFYRVSTKGQLEGNDIPMQRRACQEFINSKGWMLVKEYTEKGVSGYKTANEDRDEIQRARYDAENSHFDVLLCFMFDRLGRRTYETPLLLKWFNSMGIEVWSVKEGQQEFTDEGHDITNFLRFWQSNNESQKTSMRVDEKHTQMAEDGAFRGGTAPFGYRLTPSGIKNKKGKELMKLEINEEQATIVKQMFNMVIKEGFGSNRIAKFLNENTIPTSTGGKWNTAAVNFILRNPVYKGYPAYGKRKSVEGIFETKGKAEWTMPEKQQLQLVIIDKEDFDNIQLLRSSRSKEQVKDHNRERVNTSVGPLLLVGFIKCGYCGSPLTTTYNAKKYTLADGTIKMWKRAVYRCSGKALRKVDCKGQTIYAQNKIEDTVADVVNQYLASLKKIDYIEFSRGYDLEEYKDIKEFLDKKNQELASEYVELNLLKKEVTKSILGKSAFKPELLNEMIEDKEKELQKLDQEVRSLEEQLQTKKLELSEIIELAKNISGWILKYNEASHDNKKVMLRWIIERITVFKDQIEIEFRPDITKFLSSAGNGNITELRKRTHRWHA